One segment of Labrus mixtus chromosome 10, fLabMix1.1, whole genome shotgun sequence DNA contains the following:
- the slu7 gene encoding pre-mRNA-splicing factor SLU7, with protein MAAEETTVSSEGIVGLDEPKKMTREDWRKKKELEEQRKLGNAPAEVDEEGKDINPHIPQYISSVPWYIDPSKRPTLKHQRPQSEIQQQYSSIGEWYKRGVQENNVTTKFRKGACENCGAMTHKKKDCLERPRKVGAKFTGTSIAPDEHSQLQLDLDYDGKRDRWNGYDPEEHQRIVEEYAKVDLAKRTLKAQKLQDELASGKLDPTEREHNSEDEDEDKYADDIDMPGQNFDSKRRITVRNLRIREDTAKYLRNLDPNSAYYDPKTRAMRENPYSNTGMNPDEVGYAGDNFARYSGATINMAQTQLFAWEAYERGSEVHLQADPTKLELLHKSFKVKKEDFKEKQRDGILERYGGEEHLDAPPRELLLAQTEDYVEYSRHGAVLKGLEKAVARSKYEEDVLINNHTCIWGSYWKDGFWGFKCCHSMVKQSYCTGEIGVGINNQDCVPFEEGLIEQEEEEEPKSLLEMHRDKMKEKKKKKKSKKNKKHNSDSSDSEDEEKKKEKLKKALEAEDKWVKHVDAIMQLDERKRPYSSLQEVKAPTEEEMEAFRMKRCRADDPMASFLGQ; from the exons ATGGCGGCCGAGGAGACCACTGTGAGCTCGGAGGGGATTGTGGGTCTGGATGAGCCCAAGAAGATGACCCGGGAGGactggaggaagaagaaggagctggaggagcagaggaagcTGGGAAACGCTCCGGCTGAGGTGGACGAGGAGGGAAA GGACATTAACCCTCATATCCCGCAGTACATCTCATCAGTGCCGTGGTACATCGACCCTTCCAAAAGGCCTACGTTAAAGCATCAGAGACCACAGAGTGAAATTCAGCAACAGTATTCATCCATCGGAGAGTGGTACAAGAGAGGAGTGCAAGAG AATAATGTCACCACTAAATTTCGCAAGGGAGCTTGTGAAAACTGCGGCGCGATGACGCACAAAAAGAAAGACTGCTTGGAG CGTCCGAGAAAAGTTGGGGCGAAGTTCACGGGCACAAGCATAGCTCCGGATGAACATTCTCAGTTACAGCTTGACCTGGACTACGATGGGAAGCGGGACCGCTGGAACGGGTATGACCCTGAGGAGCACCAGCGCATCGTGGAAGAGTACGCCAAAGTAGATCTG GCTAAAAGGACTCTGAAGGCACAGAAGCTTCAGGACGAGTTGGCCTCTGGAAAACTGGACCCGACT GAGCGGGAACACAACAGTGAAGACGAGGACGAAGACAAATATGCAGACGACATCGACATGCCTGGTCAGAACTTCGACTCCAAGAGACGAATCACAGTCAGGAATCTGCGTATCAGAGAAGACACCGCTAAA TACTTGAGGAATTTAGATCCAAACTCGGCATACTACGATCCAAAGACTCGAGCTATGAGAGAGAACCCGTACTCCAACACTGGCATGAACCCCGATGA GGTTGGATATGCTGGAGACAACTTTGCCCGCTATTCTGGGGCCACAATCAACATGGCTCAAACCCAGT TGTTTGCCTGGGAGGCCTATGAGAGAGGCTCTGAGGTGCATCTGCAGGCCGATCCCACCAAGCTGGAGCTGCTCCACAAATCCTTCAAAGTGAAGAAAGAGGActtcaaagagaaacagagggacGGCATCCTGGAGAGG TACGGCGGTGAAGAGCACTTGGATGCACCACCTCGGGAGCTGCTCCTGGCCCAGACGGAGGACTATGTGGAGTACTCTCGTCATGGTGCCGTGCTGAAGGGACTCGAGAAGGCCGTGGCGCGCTCCAAGTATGAGGAGGATGTACTCATCAACAACCATACA TGTATTTGGGGCTCCTACTGGAAGGATGGCTTCTGGGGATTCAAGTGTTGTCACTCCATGGTCAAGCAGAGTTACTGCACAGGAGAGATTGGCGTTGGAATT AACAACCAGGACTGTGTTCCCTTTGAAGAGGGGCTGATCgagcaagaggaggaagaagagccaAAGTCGCTGCTGGAG ATGCATCGAGATaagatgaaggagaagaagaagaaaaagaagagcaaaAAGAATAAGAAGCACAACTCTGACAGCAGCGACtcagaggatgaggagaagaagaaggaaaagctAAAGAAG GCACTAGAAGCTGAGGACAAGTGGGTGAAGCACGTAGACGCCATAATGCAGctggatgagaggaagaggccgtacagcagcctgcaggaagtgaaggcgcccactgaggaggagatggaggcgTTCAGAATGAAGCGCTGCCGGGCAGATGATCCCATGGCCTCATTCCTGGGACAGTGA
- the c1qtnf2 gene encoding complement C1q tumor necrosis factor-related protein 2 isoform X2 encodes MDYDSLGCTFVCSTSPEECFLNAVLENRVEKFVHVHAEEGLGQSWKMPICQLSTSTLPKKGRNFTIHSSQLVCSLPGPAGPPGNPGAPGSPGAMGPVGPPGKDGPDGKDGERGGKGNGVVPGRTGNQGKPGVKGREGVIGKAGRRGLKGLRGSPGITGQKGQKGELGDVGEQGEPGGCNCAGAARAAFSVAMTKSYPKERLPIRFSRILLNEGNHYNVSSGKFVCAVPGVYYFTYDITLANKHLAIGLVHNGQYKIKTFDANTGNHDVASGSTVLHLEQSDQVWLQIFYSEQNGLFFDPFWTDSTFTGFLIYPDQEYLNESDRKANAQGDS; translated from the exons ATGGACTATGATTCTCTGGGCTGCACATTTGTCTGCAGCACTTCTCCCGAAGAATGCTTTCTCAACGCAGTATTGGAAAATCGTGTCGAGAAGTTTGTGCACGTTCATGCAGAAGAAGGACTTGGACAGAGCTGGAAGATGCCCATATGTCAGCTG TCAACATCTACCTTGCCCAAGAAGGGTCGAAACTTCACCATCCACTCCTCTCAACTGGTCTGTAGTTTGCCAGGCCCAGCAGGGCCACCAGGGAACCCAGGAGCCCCTGGATCACCAGGGGCCATGGGCCCTGTGGGGCCCCCTGGGAAGGACGGCCCAGATGggaaggatggagagaggggtGGAAAGGGAAATGGAG TTGTTCCAGGGAGGACGGGGAACCAAGGTAAACCAGGTGTGAAAGGGCGTGAGGGTGTCATTGGCAAGGCGGGGCGTCGGGGACTGAAGGGGCTCAGGGGGTCACCAGGTATCACTggacaaaaaggacaaaaaggagAGTTAGGGGACGTGGGCGAGCAAGGAGAACCTGGAGGCTGTAACTGTGCCGGTGCAGCCCGAGCAGCCTTCTCTGTGGCCATGACAAAGAGCTACCCAAAAGAGCGACTGCCCATCCGCTTCAGCAGGATCCTGCTGAACGAGGGGAATCATTACAACGTCAGcagtgggaaatttgtttgTGCCGTCCCGGGGGTGTATTATTTCACTTATGACATCACTCTGGCTAATAAACACCTGGCCATAGGGCTGGTCCATAATGGACAGTACAAGATCAAGACTTTTGATGCAAACACAGGGAACCATGATGTGGCATCTGGTTCTACTGTCCTCCACCTGGAGCAGTCAGACCAGGTGTGGCTGCAGATCTTCTACTCTGAGCAGAATGGACTTTTCTTTGACCCTTTCTGGACGGACAGCACCTTCACTGGTTTTCTTATCTACCCCGACCAGGAATATCTCAATGAGTCTGATAGAAAAGCTAATGCTCAGGGTGACAGTTAA
- the c1qtnf2 gene encoding complement C1q tumor necrosis factor-related protein 2 isoform X1 → MLSQRSIGKSCREVCARSCRRRTWTELEDAHMSAVTIMLQICVTFCLLSSVFSQSTSTLPKKGRNFTIHSSQLVCSLPGPAGPPGNPGAPGSPGAMGPVGPPGKDGPDGKDGERGGKGNGVVPGRTGNQGKPGVKGREGVIGKAGRRGLKGLRGSPGITGQKGQKGELGDVGEQGEPGGCNCAGAARAAFSVAMTKSYPKERLPIRFSRILLNEGNHYNVSSGKFVCAVPGVYYFTYDITLANKHLAIGLVHNGQYKIKTFDANTGNHDVASGSTVLHLEQSDQVWLQIFYSEQNGLFFDPFWTDSTFTGFLIYPDQEYLNESDRKANAQGDS, encoded by the exons ATGCTTTCTCAACGCAGTATTGGAAAATCGTGTCGAGAAGTTTGTGCACGTTCATGCAGAAGAAGGACTTGGACAGAGCTGGAAGATGCCCATATGTCAGCTG TGACCATCATGCTCCAGATATGTGTGACCTTCTGTTTGCTGTCATCTGTCTTCTCCCAGTCAACATCTACCTTGCCCAAGAAGGGTCGAAACTTCACCATCCACTCCTCTCAACTGGTCTGTAGTTTGCCAGGCCCAGCAGGGCCACCAGGGAACCCAGGAGCCCCTGGATCACCAGGGGCCATGGGCCCTGTGGGGCCCCCTGGGAAGGACGGCCCAGATGggaaggatggagagaggggtGGAAAGGGAAATGGAG TTGTTCCAGGGAGGACGGGGAACCAAGGTAAACCAGGTGTGAAAGGGCGTGAGGGTGTCATTGGCAAGGCGGGGCGTCGGGGACTGAAGGGGCTCAGGGGGTCACCAGGTATCACTggacaaaaaggacaaaaaggagAGTTAGGGGACGTGGGCGAGCAAGGAGAACCTGGAGGCTGTAACTGTGCCGGTGCAGCCCGAGCAGCCTTCTCTGTGGCCATGACAAAGAGCTACCCAAAAGAGCGACTGCCCATCCGCTTCAGCAGGATCCTGCTGAACGAGGGGAATCATTACAACGTCAGcagtgggaaatttgtttgTGCCGTCCCGGGGGTGTATTATTTCACTTATGACATCACTCTGGCTAATAAACACCTGGCCATAGGGCTGGTCCATAATGGACAGTACAAGATCAAGACTTTTGATGCAAACACAGGGAACCATGATGTGGCATCTGGTTCTACTGTCCTCCACCTGGAGCAGTCAGACCAGGTGTGGCTGCAGATCTTCTACTCTGAGCAGAATGGACTTTTCTTTGACCCTTTCTGGACGGACAGCACCTTCACTGGTTTTCTTATCTACCCCGACCAGGAATATCTCAATGAGTCTGATAGAAAAGCTAATGCTCAGGGTGACAGTTAA